In Pectobacterium aroidearum, the following are encoded in one genomic region:
- the mukF gene encoding chromosome partition protein MukF — MSDFSQTVPELVAWARKNDFSISLPTERLAFLMAIATLNGERMDGEMSEGELIDAFRHVSQGFDQTNETITVRANNAINDLVRQRLLNRFTSEQAEGNAIYRLTPLGIGITDYYIRQREFSTLRLSMQLSIVAQELSRAADAAEEGGDEFHWHRNVFAPLKYSVAEIFDSIDLSQRVMDEQQQGVKDDIAALLNQDWRAAISSCEQLLTETSSTLRELQDTLEAAGDKLQASLLSIQDAIMNNAHNLEFVDKLVFDLQNKLDRIVSWGQQTIDLWIGYDRHVHKFIRTAIDMDKNRVFAQRLRQSVQSYFDSPWALTFANADRLLDMRDEELTLRSEEVTGELPPELEYEEFSEMREQLIALVEQALHKYKAQQIPLDLGEVMREYLAQHPRSRHFDVARIVVDQAVRLGVAEADFTGLPALWRAINDYGAKVQAHVIDKY, encoded by the coding sequence ATGAGTGATTTTTCCCAGACTGTACCCGAACTGGTCGCCTGGGCACGAAAAAACGATTTCTCCATTTCCCTCCCTACCGAGCGCCTGGCGTTTTTGATGGCGATCGCCACGCTTAACGGCGAACGCATGGATGGTGAAATGAGTGAAGGTGAGCTGATTGATGCCTTCCGCCATGTGAGTCAGGGATTTGATCAGACGAACGAAACCATTACCGTCCGCGCCAATAACGCGATTAACGATCTGGTGCGCCAGCGGTTGCTTAACCGCTTTACCAGCGAACAGGCGGAAGGCAATGCGATTTATCGTCTGACGCCGCTGGGGATTGGCATTACCGATTATTACATCCGGCAGCGTGAGTTCTCGACGCTGCGACTTTCTATGCAGCTCTCTATCGTGGCACAGGAACTCAGCCGTGCGGCCGATGCAGCAGAAGAAGGCGGCGATGAGTTTCACTGGCATCGCAATGTGTTTGCGCCGCTGAAATATTCCGTTGCTGAAATTTTTGACAGTATCGATCTGTCACAGCGCGTGATGGATGAGCAGCAGCAGGGTGTGAAAGACGATATCGCGGCGCTGTTAAATCAGGATTGGCGGGCAGCGATCAGCAGTTGTGAACAACTGCTGACGGAAACGTCGTCTACACTGCGTGAATTGCAGGATACGCTAGAAGCCGCTGGCGACAAGTTGCAGGCGAGCCTGTTGAGCATTCAGGATGCGATTATGAATAATGCGCATAATCTGGAATTTGTCGACAAACTGGTCTTTGACCTGCAAAACAAACTCGATCGCATTGTGAGCTGGGGACAGCAGACGATAGACCTGTGGATTGGCTACGACCGCCACGTACATAAGTTTATCCGTACTGCGATTGATATGGATAAAAACCGCGTCTTCGCCCAGCGCCTGCGTCAGTCGGTGCAGAGCTATTTCGATAGCCCTTGGGCGTTGACGTTTGCCAACGCCGATCGTTTGCTGGATATGCGTGACGAAGAGCTGACGCTGCGTAGTGAAGAAGTGACCGGTGAATTGCCGCCGGAGCTGGAATACGAAGAGTTTAGTGAAATGCGCGAGCAGTTGATCGCGCTGGTCGAGCAGGCGCTACATAAATATAAAGCGCAACAGATTCCGCTGGATTTGGGGGAAGTTATGCGTGAATACCTCGCGCAGCATCCTCGCTCGCGGCATTTCGATGTTGCCCGAATCGTGGTCGACCAGGCAGTCCGCCTGGGCGTAGCCGAAGCAGATTTCACCGGATTGCCTGCATTGTGGCGGGCAATCAATGATTACGGAGCCAAGGTGCAGGCCCATGTCATCGACAAATATTGA
- the cmoM gene encoding tRNA uridine 5-oxyacetic acid(34) methyltransferase CmoM gives MQDRNFNDIAEKFAQNIYGTTKGRLRLAVLWQDLSDLLIRLPARPLRILDAGGGEGQMACRLAALGHQVLLCDVSDEMIQRAKNAAEAQGVTHNMRFVQCAAQDIAQYMESPADLILFHAVLEWVAQPQQMLKILYDCLSPGGALSLMFYNHHGLLMRNMVLGNFDYVQAGMPKNKKRSLSPDHPLDPQEVYGWLDEMGLTISGKTGVRVFHDYLQNKQQQIDKFADILELEQRYCRQEPFVSLGRYIHVMAHKPHLKDAL, from the coding sequence ATGCAGGATCGCAATTTTAACGATATCGCCGAAAAATTTGCTCAGAATATCTATGGCACAACGAAGGGGAGACTTCGGCTGGCGGTATTGTGGCAGGATCTTAGCGATCTTTTGATCCGACTTCCGGCACGCCCATTGCGCATCCTTGATGCGGGAGGCGGTGAAGGGCAGATGGCGTGTCGTCTGGCGGCTTTAGGACATCAGGTATTGTTGTGCGATGTTTCCGATGAGATGATTCAGCGCGCCAAAAATGCGGCAGAGGCGCAGGGCGTGACCCATAATATGCGTTTTGTGCAGTGTGCCGCACAGGATATCGCGCAATATATGGAAAGCCCCGCCGATCTGATATTGTTCCACGCGGTGCTGGAGTGGGTCGCGCAACCGCAGCAGATGCTGAAAATATTGTATGATTGCCTGTCGCCAGGTGGTGCGCTGTCTTTGATGTTTTATAACCATCACGGACTGTTGATGCGTAACATGGTGCTGGGCAACTTTGATTATGTTCAGGCCGGTATGCCGAAGAACAAAAAGCGCTCGCTATCGCCAGATCATCCGCTGGATCCGCAAGAGGTGTACGGCTGGCTTGATGAAATGGGGCTGACCATTAGCGGGAAAACTGGCGTGCGTGTGTTTCATGACTACCTGCAGAATAAGCAGCAGCAAATTGATAAGTTTGCCGACATTCTGGAGCTCGAACAGCGGTATTGTCGGCAGGAGCCTTTTGTGAGTTTGGGCCGTTATATCCATGTCATGGCGCATAAACCCCATTTAAAGGATGCATTATGA
- the elyC gene encoding envelope biogenesis factor ElyC: MLFTLKKFVGGLLQPLPLLLLLMGVGLLLLWFTQRQRTGRTIILASWLALILLSLQPVADRLLLPLESHYPTWRQTLQASKADYIVVLGGGYTYNAEWAPSSNLISNSLPRVTEGIRLYHANPGAKLIFTGGAAQGNPVSSAKTAALVAESLGIPQQDIVILDTPRDTEEEAAATAKIVGDRPFLLVTSANHLPRAIRFFQAQGLAPIPAPANQMAITSALNPWEKVFPSAYYLSHSERAWYETLGRLWQALKGTSATPHSAEQPQDHSSQGDSSREATSKS; the protein is encoded by the coding sequence ATGCTTTTCACACTCAAAAAGTTCGTCGGTGGCCTTCTGCAGCCTCTGCCATTGCTATTGCTTCTGATGGGTGTTGGCCTGCTGCTGCTCTGGTTTACCCAACGGCAGCGCACGGGAAGAACGATAATCTTAGCCAGTTGGCTGGCGCTGATTCTGCTCAGCCTGCAACCTGTCGCCGATAGGCTGCTGTTACCACTGGAATCACACTACCCAACCTGGCGGCAAACGCTGCAGGCGAGCAAAGCCGACTATATTGTCGTGCTGGGCGGGGGGTATACCTATAACGCGGAATGGGCACCCAGTTCCAATTTGATCAGCAACAGCCTCCCGCGCGTGACGGAAGGGATTCGCCTTTATCATGCCAACCCCGGCGCAAAATTAATTTTTACTGGCGGCGCGGCGCAGGGTAACCCAGTTAGCAGTGCGAAAACCGCTGCGCTGGTCGCAGAAAGTCTGGGTATTCCTCAGCAGGATATCGTCATTCTGGATACGCCAAGGGATACGGAAGAAGAAGCGGCGGCAACCGCTAAGATTGTTGGCGATCGCCCTTTCTTGCTGGTGACCTCGGCAAACCACCTGCCTCGCGCCATACGGTTCTTCCAGGCTCAGGGGCTTGCACCGATTCCGGCTCCGGCGAATCAGATGGCGATCACGTCTGCGCTCAACCCGTGGGAGAAAGTCTTTCCTTCCGCTTACTATTTATCGCACAGCGAACGCGCCTGGTATGAAACACTCGGTCGCCTCTGGCAAGCGCTGAAAGGAACGTCGGCAACACCACACAGCGCCGAACAACCACAGGATCACTCCAGCCAAGGGGACAGCTCTCGGGAAGCCACATCAAAGAGCTGA
- a CDS encoding YcbJ family phosphotransferase, with translation MEQLKSELSTVLGESLSRLERISEQPYADLYALYDKEGNAIPLLAKSYVCQGVAQQEAYKLSMLAREGDVRLPTVYGLVLTQQQPYRELLLIERLRGVSVEAPPRSGQRWTLLMDQIVESVLAWHRIDSHGCVGSVDSTQDNDWVSWYQQRVEVLWSTLLNVSAPQLTQQDRGVLYRSRQCLAMLFEDFEDGCVLVHGNLSLRSMLKDARSDQLLAMINPGMMLWAPREYELFRLCETGMPEQLLYHYLKQAPVAESFVYRRWLYVIWEAVARYIHTGQLDRQLFDVASRELSPWLE, from the coding sequence ATGGAACAGTTGAAATCGGAGCTCAGCACCGTGTTGGGGGAAAGCCTCAGCCGGCTTGAGCGCATAAGCGAACAGCCCTATGCGGATCTGTATGCCTTGTATGATAAAGAAGGCAACGCCATTCCTTTGTTGGCTAAAAGCTATGTTTGCCAGGGCGTCGCACAGCAAGAAGCCTACAAGCTCTCGATGCTGGCGCGTGAGGGCGATGTTCGTTTGCCAACCGTTTATGGGCTGGTATTGACGCAGCAGCAGCCTTATCGTGAGTTGTTACTGATTGAGCGCCTGCGCGGTGTGTCGGTGGAGGCACCACCAAGAAGCGGTCAGCGTTGGACGCTTCTGATGGATCAGATTGTTGAAAGCGTATTAGCCTGGCACCGCATTGATAGTCATGGTTGCGTCGGTTCTGTCGATAGCACGCAGGACAACGACTGGGTCAGTTGGTACCAACAGCGTGTAGAAGTGCTGTGGTCGACGTTACTCAATGTCAGTGCGCCACAGCTGACGCAACAAGATCGAGGCGTACTTTATCGTTCTCGCCAGTGTTTAGCGATGCTATTTGAAGATTTTGAGGATGGCTGTGTACTGGTTCACGGCAATCTTTCGCTGCGCAGCATGTTGAAAGACGCGCGTAGCGATCAACTGTTGGCGATGATTAATCCAGGCATGATGCTGTGGGCACCCAGAGAGTATGAGCTCTTCCGGCTTTGTGAAACCGGGATGCCGGAGCAACTGCTTTATCACTACCTAAAACAGGCACCGGTAGCTGAGTCTTTTGTCTATCGGCGCTGGTTGTATGTTATCTGGGAAGCCGTGGCTCGTTATATCCACACCGGTCAATTAGACCGTCAGCTCTTTGATGTGGCTTCCCGAGAGCTGTCCCCTTGGCTGGAGTGA
- the pelN gene encoding pectate lyase PelN — translation MNAKRYIANFFLGGMLMGAAAGSSAAVYYMAPNGNDANNGSKNSPWKTIDRAQKTLNPGDRLWIRGGNYVFTKGLNVCATRTDVVNAITLNKSGTEGKRIEYWAYSGEVPVFDFSQMQDDCRVKGFNVVADWISLKGLEITGVPQRNNLNHESWGVWIRGSNNIFEQLNIHHIMGTGLFIQRGGYNLVLNSDSHHNYDPLTSNGAGQSGDGFGAHIPANQPGNIFRGCRAWSNSDDGFDLINAYSPVLIENSWAWSHGYLPGTTQSLPAGNGNGFKVGGYGGVYVANAVKHTVRNSVAFLNKAAGFYANHHPVANDFFNNTGYKNNPNFNIRGIDANGKAIGLGTLRNNVSHGGKDLSFSDGANMRYNSWDLKIAVSDSDFESVSVTGWDAPRQADGSLPVLKSLHLASGSALINKGGDVKLPYKGSAPDLGAFERE, via the coding sequence ATGAATGCTAAACGTTATATCGCAAATTTTTTTCTCGGCGGTATGCTGATGGGGGCTGCGGCGGGCAGCAGCGCGGCGGTGTATTATATGGCGCCCAACGGCAATGACGCGAATAACGGCAGTAAAAACTCCCCCTGGAAAACGATCGATCGCGCACAGAAAACATTAAATCCTGGCGACCGCCTGTGGATCCGTGGCGGTAACTACGTGTTTACCAAGGGGCTGAACGTCTGTGCAACGCGTACTGATGTGGTGAACGCGATTACGCTGAATAAGAGCGGTACCGAAGGTAAGCGCATTGAGTATTGGGCGTACAGCGGAGAAGTGCCCGTGTTTGATTTCAGCCAGATGCAGGATGATTGCCGCGTCAAAGGCTTCAACGTTGTGGCAGATTGGATCTCTCTGAAAGGACTGGAAATAACCGGTGTTCCGCAGCGCAATAACCTTAACCATGAATCCTGGGGAGTATGGATAAGGGGCAGCAATAATATATTCGAGCAGTTAAATATCCACCATATTATGGGCACGGGTTTGTTTATCCAGCGTGGGGGATATAACCTGGTATTGAATAGTGACTCCCACCATAATTACGATCCGCTGACCTCTAATGGCGCTGGTCAAAGTGGCGATGGATTTGGTGCGCATATTCCGGCTAATCAACCAGGTAATATTTTCCGCGGTTGCCGGGCATGGTCAAACTCGGATGATGGCTTCGATTTAATTAATGCCTATTCTCCGGTGCTGATTGAAAACTCTTGGGCGTGGTCACACGGTTATTTGCCGGGAACGACGCAGTCGCTGCCGGCAGGTAATGGTAATGGCTTTAAAGTCGGTGGCTACGGCGGCGTTTATGTGGCAAATGCGGTAAAGCATACCGTGCGTAACTCGGTTGCGTTTTTAAATAAAGCGGCCGGTTTTTATGCTAACCACCATCCGGTTGCGAACGATTTCTTTAACAACACCGGTTATAAAAATAACCCTAACTTTAATATCCGCGGTATTGATGCAAACGGAAAAGCGATTGGGCTAGGTACGCTACGCAATAACGTTTCTCATGGCGGTAAAGACCTGTCGTTCTCCGACGGTGCGAACATGCGCTACAACTCATGGGATCTGAAAATTGCGGTATCAGATTCTGACTTCGAGAGCGTTTCCGTGACCGGCTGGGATGCACCGCGTCAGGCGGATGGCAGCTTGCCAGTACTGAAGAGCCTGCATCTTGCGTCGGGTAGTGCGCTAATCAACAAGGGTGGGGATGTCAAACTGCCTTACAAAGGTTCAGCCCCAGATCTGGGTGCTTTTGAACGCGAATAA
- the kdsB gene encoding 3-deoxy-manno-octulosonate cytidylyltransferase, producing MTYTVIIPARFASSRLPGKPLADINGKPMVVHVMERALESGAQRVIVATDHPDVETAVKQAGGEVCLTRADHNSGTERLAEVIERYGFTDDDIIVNVQGDEPLIPSVIIRQVAENLAASKAGMATLAVPIETSEEAFNPNAVKVVTDAEGYALYFSRATIPWDRERFAQSKETIGDHFLRHLGIYAYRAGFVRRYVSWAPSQLEQIELLEQLRVLWYGEKIHVAVAKAVPSVGVDTPEDLARVRHVMANR from the coding sequence ATGACCTATACCGTGATCATTCCTGCGCGTTTTGCGTCAAGCCGACTGCCGGGTAAGCCGTTGGCGGACATCAACGGTAAACCGATGGTCGTCCATGTGATGGAGCGGGCGCTGGAATCGGGAGCGCAGCGCGTGATTGTCGCCACCGACCATCCTGATGTTGAAACGGCCGTGAAGCAAGCTGGTGGTGAAGTGTGCCTGACCCGTGCCGATCATAATTCCGGTACGGAGCGCTTGGCTGAAGTTATCGAACGCTACGGTTTTACTGACGATGACATCATCGTTAACGTTCAGGGCGATGAGCCACTCATTCCTTCCGTGATCATTCGTCAGGTGGCGGAAAACCTCGCAGCCAGTAAAGCGGGAATGGCAACGCTGGCGGTGCCGATTGAAACCAGCGAAGAAGCATTCAACCCGAATGCAGTAAAAGTGGTGACCGACGCGGAGGGATATGCGCTGTATTTTTCTCGTGCGACGATCCCTTGGGACAGAGAGCGTTTTGCTCAGTCTAAGGAAACTATTGGCGATCATTTCCTGCGTCATCTCGGCATCTATGCCTACCGTGCCGGGTTTGTGCGTCGTTATGTCAGTTGGGCACCGAGCCAACTGGAGCAAATCGAATTACTGGAACAGCTGCGCGTGCTATGGTACGGCGAGAAGATTCATGTTGCGGTTGCGAAAGCGGTGCCTAGCGTTGGCGTGGATACGCCAGAAGATCTGGCGCGTGTGCGGCACGTTATGGCGAATCGCTAA
- a CDS encoding Trm112 family protein, with product MDHRLLEIVACPVCNGRLYFNKEKLELICKVDGLAYPVRDGIPVLLENEARKLGADEITQ from the coding sequence ATGGATCACCGTTTACTTGAGATTGTTGCCTGTCCTGTTTGTAACGGTCGGCTGTATTTTAATAAAGAGAAACTGGAGCTGATATGCAAGGTCGATGGTTTGGCCTATCCGGTTCGTGATGGCATCCCCGTGCTGCTGGAAAACGAGGCTCGTAAACTCGGCGCTGACGAGATAACACAATGA
- the lpxK gene encoding tetraacyldisaccharide 4'-kinase, with amino-acid sequence MIERIWSGRSRLYWLLLPLSWLYGFITFLIRQSYRLGWRKSWRSPVPVVVVGNLTAGGNGKTPVVIWLVEHLQRRGYRVGVVSRGYGGKAERYPLLLDDTVTTAQAGDEPVLIFQRTGAPVAVAPRRRDAVSALLAQHTLDVVITDDGLQHYALERDIELVVIDGMRRFGNGWWLPAGPMRERETRLTSVDAVIVNGGTPRTNEIGMTLTAGMAVNLLSGESRPLSQLHDVVAMAGIGHPPRFFATLREAGVSIAREIAFADHQSYQPEQLESLTQDATQPLLMTEKDAVKCKAFAQRNWWYLPVDAMLAEPRGTQLLDKLENVIKLHTSNRT; translated from the coding sequence ATGATTGAGCGTATCTGGTCTGGGCGGTCGCGGCTCTATTGGCTATTGTTGCCGTTGTCGTGGCTATACGGATTTATCACGTTTCTGATCCGCCAAAGCTATCGACTGGGGTGGCGGAAAAGCTGGCGATCCCCCGTTCCTGTCGTGGTCGTGGGAAATCTGACGGCAGGCGGCAATGGGAAAACGCCAGTCGTCATTTGGCTTGTCGAGCACCTACAGCGCAGAGGCTATCGTGTCGGCGTGGTGTCACGCGGCTACGGTGGAAAAGCTGAACGTTATCCTCTGCTGCTAGATGACACGGTAACAACGGCGCAGGCAGGCGATGAGCCGGTTCTGATTTTTCAGCGAACCGGAGCGCCCGTTGCGGTAGCTCCCCGTCGTCGGGACGCCGTGAGTGCGTTATTGGCACAGCACACGTTAGATGTTGTGATCACGGACGATGGATTACAGCACTATGCGTTGGAAAGAGATATTGAGCTGGTTGTGATTGATGGAATGCGGCGTTTTGGCAATGGATGGTGGCTGCCTGCGGGTCCAATGCGGGAAAGAGAAACTCGTCTGACGTCGGTGGATGCTGTTATTGTTAACGGCGGCACGCCGCGAACAAATGAGATAGGCATGACATTAACGGCTGGGATGGCAGTTAACTTACTTTCTGGTGAGTCTCGACCGCTAAGCCAGTTGCATGATGTCGTTGCGATGGCGGGTATCGGACATCCCCCGCGTTTTTTTGCTACGTTGCGAGAGGCTGGCGTCAGCATTGCACGTGAAATTGCCTTTGCTGACCATCAATCGTACCAACCAGAACAGCTTGAATCGCTGACTCAGGATGCGACACAGCCGCTGCTGATGACGGAAAAAGATGCTGTGAAATGTAAGGCGTTTGCCCAACGTAATTGGTGGTATCTGCCGGTCGATGCCATGCTCGCTGAGCCCCGCGGCACGCAGTTGCTCGATAAACTGGAAAACGTGATTAAGCTGCATACGAGTAACAGAACATAA